Proteins encoded in a region of the Ruegeria sp. AD91A genome:
- a CDS encoding DUF4329 domain-containing protein produces MIEITFTVLLVLCIPFAAYHFGLASSMRDATCCFRTVIAVLTLWSPVAVMAQSQEEISLAKATLSSLQGISFKNDTEYCGYLAYDAAGKLVATAAQPGDNESCVWDQDEDGMALVLSYHTHGGFDPEYSAEVPSVADIEADEDEGIDGFVATPGGRLWYVDTERMEVRQICDIGCLPKDPNFVSGLEGEISSVYSYEDLLDYESD; encoded by the coding sequence ATGATCGAGATTACTTTTACTGTTTTATTGGTTCTTTGCATTCCGTTCGCGGCTTATCATTTTGGTCTTGCCAGCAGTATGCGTGATGCCACGTGTTGTTTTCGTACGGTAATTGCGGTTTTGACACTCTGGTCGCCCGTGGCCGTCATGGCCCAATCACAGGAAGAAATCAGCTTGGCGAAAGCGACATTGTCCAGCCTGCAGGGCATTTCGTTCAAAAATGACACAGAATATTGTGGCTACCTTGCATATGATGCAGCCGGAAAACTCGTTGCCACCGCAGCTCAGCCAGGTGACAATGAAAGTTGCGTTTGGGATCAAGATGAAGATGGCATGGCACTTGTCTTGTCTTACCACACGCACGGGGGGTTTGACCCAGAATACAGTGCTGAAGTTCCGAGCGTTGCCGACATTGAGGCAGACGAAGATGAAGGTATCGACGGCTTTGTAGCAACGCCTGGCGGACGCTTGTGGTACGTTGATACGGAGCGAATGGAAGTACGACAAATCTGCGATATTGGATGCTTGCCGAAAGACCCCAATTTTGTTTCGGGTCTCGAGGGCGAAATCTCCTCAGTCTATTCTTATGAAGATCTTCTTGATTACGAGAGTGATTAG
- a CDS encoding rRNA large subunit pseudouridine synthase E codes for MSWFIRFNKPYDVLPQFTDRANADSPRSTLSDFIDLPGVYPAGRLDRDSEGLMLLTDHGRLQSQISDPKHKMPKTYWVQVEGIPDEAALKTLRNGVELKDGLTRPAKACQIDEPVALWPRTPPIRDRKTVPDSWLELTIREGKNRQVRRMTAAVGLPTLRLIRYRIGDWTLDDLEPGRWDSLPLPTLNAAPQRKRDRRPRR; via the coding sequence ATGTCCTGGTTCATTCGCTTCAACAAACCATATGACGTGCTGCCGCAGTTCACGGACCGCGCCAATGCGGATAGCCCACGCAGCACGCTGTCCGATTTCATCGATCTGCCCGGTGTCTATCCGGCGGGAAGGTTGGACCGTGACAGTGAAGGTTTGATGCTGCTAACGGATCATGGAAGGCTGCAATCACAGATTTCGGACCCAAAGCACAAGATGCCCAAGACCTACTGGGTTCAGGTCGAAGGCATCCCCGACGAGGCTGCCCTGAAAACGCTTCGAAACGGGGTCGAATTGAAGGACGGCCTGACCCGCCCTGCCAAGGCCTGCCAGATCGACGAGCCCGTGGCGCTCTGGCCCCGAACCCCACCGATCCGCGACCGCAAGACCGTGCCGGACAGTTGGCTTGAACTGACCATCCGCGAGGGCAAGAACCGACAGGTGCGGCGGATGACGGCGGCAGTTGGCCTGCCGACCCTGCGCCTGATCCGGTACCGCATCGGAGACTGGACCCTGGATGATCTTGAACCCGGGCGCTGGGACAGTCTGCCACTGCCGACGCTGAACGCGGCCCCGCAACGCAAGCGCGACCGTCGCCCGCGCCGGTGA
- a CDS encoding DNA-3-methyladenine glycosylase, translating to MSVGRIIETPDCVAEGAEWLSRSCPRMAYAMDQTGPLPLRRRPDGFAQLLSAIVSQQVSVASANAIWKRLRDAKLTGPRKIMWATDEELRAVGLSRQKIRYARALAEAHIDYKALRDATDADVVATLTQVPGIGVWTAEIYAMFSLGRADVIAPGDLALQEAARILYDLPDRPTDKKLRIMAEAWSPWRSVAARVLWAYYRVAKQREGIR from the coding sequence ATGTCCGTAGGCCGCATCATCGAAACACCGGACTGTGTTGCGGAAGGGGCCGAATGGCTGTCCCGATCCTGTCCGCGCATGGCCTACGCGATGGATCAGACCGGCCCGTTGCCGCTGCGCCGCCGCCCTGACGGGTTTGCGCAATTGCTGAGTGCAATTGTCAGCCAGCAGGTGAGTGTGGCTTCGGCAAATGCGATCTGGAAACGGCTTCGGGATGCCAAGCTGACCGGCCCGCGCAAGATCATGTGGGCGACGGATGAAGAACTGCGGGCAGTTGGCCTGAGCCGGCAGAAGATCAGATATGCACGGGCTCTGGCCGAAGCACACATCGACTATAAGGCACTGCGCGATGCAACTGACGCAGATGTCGTCGCTACATTGACGCAAGTTCCGGGTATCGGTGTCTGGACAGCCGAAATCTATGCCATGTTCTCACTGGGTCGTGCGGACGTCATCGCACCCGGTGATCTCGCCCTGCAAGAAGCAGCGCGTATCCTCTACGACCTGCCTGACCGTCCGACAGACAAGAAATTGCGCATAATGGCCGAAGCCTGGTCTCCCTGGCGTTCGGTTGCGGCGCGGGTGCTGTGGGCCTATTACCGGGTTGCAAAACAAAGAGAAGGGATCAGATGA
- a CDS encoding MFS transporter, producing the protein MTMISTLPDDRRAKRNVAVLVAAQAILGAQMPMMFIVGGLAGQSLASNPCLATLPISLIVLGSMLAATPISAIMQKWGRRVGFLVGATAGALGGLIGAYGLFLGSFPIFLVGSLLTGIYMSAHGFYRFAAADTASDDYRPKAISYVMAGGLAAAIIGPQIVKLTSEAYVIPFLGTYMAVIGINVLGSALFFFLDIPTPAKPAADEPKGRSRIELLKTPRIAVAIVCAMVSYALMNLVMTSTPLAVVGCGFSANDAADIVTSHVLAMYVPSFFTGHLIARFGVEKIVALGLTILAASGVVALQGVELGNFFVALVLLGIGWNFGFIGATTMLAASHEPQERGRMQGLNDLLVFGGVTLASLASGGLMNCSGGSAIEGWNAVNLAMIPLLTLAGGALLWLVLRPADPESV; encoded by the coding sequence ATGACCATGATTTCAACTCTTCCGGACGACCGACGGGCCAAACGCAATGTGGCCGTGCTGGTGGCTGCCCAAGCCATACTGGGCGCGCAGATGCCCATGATGTTCATCGTTGGCGGACTTGCAGGTCAGTCGCTGGCCTCGAACCCCTGTTTGGCGACACTGCCGATATCCCTGATCGTTCTGGGATCGATGCTGGCGGCCACGCCGATCTCGGCCATCATGCAAAAATGGGGCCGTCGCGTCGGGTTTCTTGTTGGGGCAACCGCCGGCGCATTGGGCGGGCTGATCGGAGCCTATGGCCTGTTCCTTGGTTCCTTCCCCATCTTTCTTGTCGGCAGCCTGCTGACTGGTATCTACATGAGTGCGCACGGGTTCTACCGGTTTGCAGCAGCAGACACCGCGTCAGACGATTACCGCCCGAAGGCGATTTCATACGTCATGGCGGGCGGATTGGCGGCCGCCATCATCGGTCCACAGATCGTGAAGCTTACGTCTGAAGCTTACGTCATCCCTTTTCTGGGTACATATATGGCTGTAATCGGGATCAACGTTCTAGGCTCGGCCCTGTTCTTTTTTCTCGACATTCCCACGCCTGCGAAACCTGCGGCCGATGAACCCAAGGGGCGGTCACGGATCGAGCTGTTGAAAACGCCCCGCATTGCCGTCGCGATCGTCTGTGCCATGGTGTCTTATGCGCTGATGAATCTTGTCATGACCTCGACACCGCTTGCAGTTGTCGGTTGTGGGTTTTCGGCCAATGACGCGGCGGATATCGTGACAAGTCACGTGCTGGCAATGTATGTCCCCAGCTTCTTCACTGGGCACCTGATTGCCCGGTTTGGCGTTGAAAAGATCGTCGCTCTGGGCCTGACCATACTTGCCGCATCAGGGGTGGTTGCGCTGCAAGGCGTTGAACTTGGAAACTTTTTTGTCGCCCTTGTTCTTTTGGGCATTGGTTGGAACTTTGGTTTCATCGGCGCTACCACAATGCTGGCCGCATCTCATGAACCGCAAGAGCGTGGTCGGATGCAGGGCCTCAATGACCTGCTGGTGTTTGGTGGTGTGACACTTGCATCGCTGGCCTCGGGCGGGTTGATGAACTGCTCAGGCGGCTCTGCAATCGAGGGGTGGAATGCTGTTAACCTCGCCATGATCCCTTTGCTGACTCTGGCAGGCGGTGCATTGTTGTGGCTGGTACTGCGCCCGGCCGACCCCGAAAGCGTCTGA
- a CDS encoding HNH endonuclease, with product MDGDFRTEFVREPGTLKQHPALVLNADYRPLSYYPLSLWPWQEAIKAAWLDRVDIVAEYDEVVRSPSTEIRIPSVVVLKDYVKPRKRVAFTRFNLFLRDEFRCQYCGSRDNLTFDHVVPRAAGGVTSWQNVVAACSPCNLRKGSKSLRQARMTLRKPPRQPDAEALRNIGRKFPPNHLHESWIDFLYWDAELDQF from the coding sequence ATGGACGGAGACTTCAGGACCGAATTTGTAAGGGAGCCGGGTACGCTCAAACAACACCCGGCCCTGGTTTTGAACGCCGATTATCGCCCCTTGTCCTATTACCCGCTGTCACTGTGGCCCTGGCAGGAAGCGATCAAGGCCGCCTGGTTGGACAGGGTGGATATCGTGGCTGAATATGACGAAGTCGTTCGCAGTCCGAGCACCGAAATCCGAATACCTTCGGTCGTTGTTTTGAAAGACTATGTAAAACCCAGAAAGCGCGTGGCCTTCACGCGCTTTAATTTATTTTTGCGGGATGAATTCCGCTGCCAGTACTGCGGCAGCCGGGACAACCTGACCTTCGATCATGTGGTGCCGCGGGCCGCCGGTGGTGTGACCAGTTGGCAGAACGTGGTGGCGGCGTGCAGCCCGTGCAACCTGCGTAAAGGATCAAAATCGCTGCGCCAGGCCCGGATGACCTTACGCAAGCCGCCGCGCCAACCTGATGCCGAAGCGCTGCGCAATATCGGACGGAAATTCCCACCGAACCACCTGCATGAAAGCTGGATCGATTTTCTTTACTGGGATGCAGAGTTGGATCAGTTCTAA
- a CDS encoding disulfide bond formation protein B — protein sequence MTRRSQLVALASLGSLALLLAAFGFQHLGGLAPCKMCIWQRYPHAVAIAIGAVALVLPRLRFLPLLGAAAAAATSAVGAFHAGVEQGWWEGPSSCTSGSISGLSTDDLFDQIMSAPLVRCDDIPWEMFGISMAGWNAVASAILVLIWLAAWKSRAV from the coding sequence ATGACAAGACGTTCGCAACTTGTCGCACTGGCAAGTCTTGGATCATTGGCCCTTCTTCTGGCCGCTTTTGGCTTTCAGCATCTGGGCGGGCTTGCACCATGTAAAATGTGCATCTGGCAGCGCTATCCTCATGCGGTGGCCATCGCGATTGGCGCAGTGGCGCTGGTGTTGCCCAGGCTGCGCTTCCTGCCGTTGCTGGGCGCGGCAGCTGCGGCGGCGACTTCGGCTGTGGGTGCATTTCACGCCGGAGTCGAGCAAGGCTGGTGGGAAGGTCCAAGCAGCTGCACATCGGGTAGCATCAGCGGCCTGTCTACTGACGATCTGTTCGATCAAATCATGTCCGCGCCTTTGGTGCGTTGCGATGACATCCCTTGGGAGATGTTCGGCATCTCGATGGCAGGTTGGAACGCCGTTGCTTCTGCCATACTGGTGCTGATCTGGCTGGCCGCGTGGAAATCCCGGGCGGTTTAG
- a CDS encoding VOC family protein encodes MKITPNIPAPSAILEAALYVDDLDAAEQFYGEVLGLERIQRVADRHVFYRIGGSVLLIFNPDKTEQPPVSPDMPVPPHGARGPGHVCLVLSGADIAAMRKHLLDWNIPVDAEFDWPGGARSLYVRDPAGNSVEFAEGHLWD; translated from the coding sequence ATGAAGATAACGCCTAACATCCCGGCCCCGTCGGCCATTCTGGAAGCGGCGCTCTACGTCGACGATCTGGACGCGGCAGAGCAGTTTTACGGTGAAGTTCTTGGGCTGGAGCGTATTCAACGTGTTGCTGATCGCCATGTTTTCTATCGCATCGGCGGATCGGTGCTGCTGATTTTTAATCCCGACAAGACCGAACAACCGCCCGTCAGCCCCGACATGCCCGTTCCGCCTCATGGTGCGCGCGGCCCCGGACATGTGTGTCTTGTGCTGTCGGGTGCGGACATCGCAGCGATGCGCAAACACCTTCTGGACTGGAATATTCCGGTAGACGCCGAGTTTGACTGGCCCGGAGGCGCACGGTCCTTGTATGTGCGCGATCCGGCCGGAAACTCGGTAGAGTTCGCCGAAGGTCACTTGTGGGACTGA
- a CDS encoding YqaA family protein → MLRSLYDWTIRLAEHPHALWALAIVAFIESSFFPIPPDVLMIPMILARPSRAWLIATVALVASVLGGMLGYAIGAFFYESIGQPILESMGKAHAMEEFNTRFNDFGFWAVLAAGVTPFPYKVITIMSGWTGMPIGTFIATSILARALRFFLVAGLLWRFGEPIRDFIEKRLGLMFTLFIILLFGGFLVVKYL, encoded by the coding sequence ATGTTACGATCGCTTTATGACTGGACCATTCGTCTGGCCGAACACCCTCACGCGCTGTGGGCGCTGGCCATCGTGGCTTTCATCGAAAGTTCGTTTTTTCCGATCCCTCCGGATGTGTTGATGATTCCGATGATTCTGGCCCGCCCGTCCCGGGCATGGTTGATCGCAACCGTGGCGCTGGTGGCTTCGGTTCTGGGTGGCATGCTGGGGTATGCGATTGGTGCGTTTTTCTATGAAAGCATCGGGCAGCCCATTCTGGAATCCATGGGGAAAGCCCATGCCATGGAAGAATTCAATACCCGTTTCAACGACTTCGGATTCTGGGCCGTTCTGGCCGCTGGTGTGACCCCCTTCCCCTACAAGGTCATCACCATTATGTCGGGTTGGACCGGCATGCCGATTGGAACCTTCATAGCCACCTCGATTCTGGCCCGCGCCTTGAGGTTCTTCCTTGTCGCAGGCCTGCTCTGGAGATTCGGTGAGCCGATACGCGATTTCATCGAAAAGCGCCTGGGGTTAATGTTCACTCTGTTCATCATCCTCCTGTTTGGCGGATTTCTGGTGGTGAAATACTTATGA
- a CDS encoding squalene/phytoene synthase family protein, whose amino-acid sequence MVFDDDVKACAALVQRADPDRFRATMAAPVSARSVLFPVYALNVEVARAPWVTQESMIAEMRLQWWRDALQQIAEGTAVRRHEVVTPLSRVLSPHLAGILDEYIAVRRWDIYRDPFEDQEHFDAYINHSSGSLFVASAQALGAAEESVLRDFGYGVGVANWFRAIPELEKRGRVPLLDGTTGGVQQLAQSALDRLRKARSNRDDIAPDARPALYAGWLAEWVLKQAIAQPERVAAGTLEQGEMRQRLSLMWTVGSGRW is encoded by the coding sequence GTGGTCTTTGACGATGATGTCAAAGCCTGCGCCGCACTGGTGCAGCGGGCTGATCCTGACAGGTTCCGCGCGACGATGGCGGCTCCGGTGTCGGCCCGGTCGGTGTTGTTTCCGGTCTATGCGCTGAATGTTGAAGTCGCCCGCGCGCCTTGGGTGACGCAAGAGTCCATGATCGCCGAGATGCGGTTGCAATGGTGGCGCGACGCGCTGCAGCAAATCGCAGAAGGCACCGCAGTTCGGAGGCATGAGGTGGTGACGCCTCTGTCCCGGGTCCTCTCGCCGCATCTGGCAGGTATTCTGGATGAATATATCGCTGTAAGGCGTTGGGACATATATCGGGATCCGTTTGAAGATCAGGAACATTTTGACGCTTATATCAATCACAGTTCCGGGTCGCTTTTCGTGGCCTCAGCTCAGGCGCTGGGTGCGGCGGAGGAAAGCGTGCTGCGCGATTTCGGGTACGGAGTCGGTGTGGCAAATTGGTTCCGCGCCATTCCCGAACTGGAAAAGCGGGGTCGCGTACCTTTGCTTGATGGTACGACGGGGGGCGTTCAGCAACTGGCACAATCTGCTTTGGACCGATTGCGCAAGGCGCGATCAAACCGGGACGACATAGCGCCTGATGCGCGTCCCGCGCTGTATGCAGGTTGGCTTGCGGAATGGGTTCTGAAGCAGGCCATCGCCCAGCCCGAGCGTGTGGCGGCAGGAACGCTTGAACAAGGCGAAATGCGTCAGCGACTGTCCCTGATGTGGACCGTCGGCAGCGGGCGCTGGTGA
- a CDS encoding alpha/beta hydrolase: MTRVLNALRKEPVSGDTRSVVVFVHGYGANGADLLGLADPLGEHLPDTLFVAPDAPEQIPGMPNGYQWFPIPWIDGSSEDEARRGMEMAVEDFNAFLDALMVDEDVLPEQVVLFGFSQGTMMSLHVAPRREDPVAGVVAFSGRLLEPDLLPDETVSRMPVLLVHGDADDVVPPQSLPEAAEALQAAGFKEVYAHVMKGTGHGIAPDGLSVALAFMRDKLSL, encoded by the coding sequence ATGACACGGGTTTTGAATGCGCTCCGGAAAGAGCCTGTTTCGGGAGACACGCGCTCGGTCGTGGTGTTCGTGCATGGCTATGGCGCAAACGGTGCCGATCTGCTGGGTTTGGCCGATCCGCTGGGCGAGCATCTGCCTGACACATTGTTCGTGGCCCCGGACGCGCCCGAGCAGATCCCCGGAATGCCCAATGGGTATCAGTGGTTCCCGATTCCCTGGATCGATGGGTCTTCCGAGGATGAGGCCCGCCGTGGCATGGAAATGGCTGTCGAGGACTTCAACGCCTTTCTGGACGCGCTGATGGTGGACGAAGATGTGCTGCCCGAACAGGTTGTTCTGTTTGGTTTCAGCCAGGGCACGATGATGAGCCTGCATGTCGCACCACGCCGGGAAGATCCCGTGGCCGGGGTTGTAGCCTTTTCAGGCCGTTTGCTGGAGCCCGATCTGCTGCCGGATGAAACCGTCAGCCGGATGCCTGTCTTGCTGGTGCATGGCGACGCTGATGACGTTGTCCCGCCTCAATCGTTGCCGGAAGCGGCCGAAGCCTTGCAAGCTGCTGGTTTCAAAGAGGTCTATGCCCATGTCATGAAAGGCACGGGGCACGGTATCGCGCCGGATGGGCTCAGCGTGGCGCTGGCCTTCATGCGCGACAAACTGAGCTTGTAA
- a CDS encoding GNAT family N-acetyltransferase yields MMREDVAEACRILNQVIEIGGTTAFEVPFSEPLFAQSYLEGLDKICCHVGLDEQGDVVGFQWLGAHDTLPEDCADIATFTRRRPALRGAGRALFRETIKTAAALGFRAINATIRADNISGLSYYEKMGFRDYSIAYGVPLRDGTPVNRISKRFEQVQSHK; encoded by the coding sequence ATGATGCGGGAGGATGTGGCCGAAGCGTGCCGCATCCTCAATCAGGTCATCGAGATTGGAGGCACAACCGCGTTCGAAGTTCCGTTTTCCGAGCCTTTGTTCGCGCAAAGCTATCTGGAAGGCTTGGATAAGATATGCTGCCACGTTGGCTTGGATGAACAGGGTGACGTGGTTGGCTTTCAGTGGTTGGGTGCGCATGACACGTTGCCTGAGGATTGCGCGGACATCGCCACGTTCACACGTCGCAGACCCGCACTTCGTGGAGCTGGACGTGCCCTGTTTCGGGAAACGATCAAAACGGCCGCCGCATTGGGGTTCCGTGCAATCAATGCAACAATCCGGGCCGATAACATTTCGGGTCTAAGTTATTATGAAAAAATGGGTTTTCGGGATTACTCGATCGCTTATGGTGTGCCGTTGCGTGATGGCACGCCGGTAAACAGAATCTCGAAACGGTTTGAACAGGTTCAGTCCCACAAGTGA
- a CDS encoding TAXI family TRAP transporter solute-binding subunit, with amino-acid sequence MKNSSKLSVGAFVTAALLAPAAYAEEFITIGTGGVTGVYYPTGGAICRLVNKGRKEHGVRCSVESTGGSVYNINTIREGELEFGVAQSDWQYHAYNGTSKFEEAGPFEGLRAVFSVHPEPFTVVARADSGITNFEDLKGKRVNIGNPGSGQRGTMEVLLGEMGWTTDDFELATELKAAEQSAALCDNQIDAMVYTVGHPSGSIQEATTACDSVLVNVSGEAVDKLVGDNSFYRTATIPGGMYRGSDGDTATFGVGATFVTSADVSDDAVYAVVSSVFENFDDFKKLHPAFANLKPEEMIADGLSAPLHPGAEKYYKEKGWIQ; translated from the coding sequence ATGAAAAACAGCAGCAAATTGAGCGTCGGCGCCTTCGTCACGGCAGCCCTTTTGGCTCCGGCGGCATATGCCGAAGAGTTCATTACAATCGGTACCGGCGGTGTAACCGGCGTTTACTATCCGACCGGCGGCGCGATCTGTCGTCTGGTCAACAAGGGCCGGAAAGAGCACGGCGTGCGCTGCTCGGTCGAATCGACCGGTGGTTCAGTTTACAACATCAACACCATTCGCGAAGGCGAGCTGGAGTTTGGTGTGGCCCAGTCTGACTGGCAGTACCACGCCTACAACGGCACCTCGAAATTCGAAGAAGCTGGCCCGTTCGAAGGCCTGCGCGCCGTGTTCTCGGTCCACCCCGAGCCCTTCACCGTCGTGGCCCGTGCCGATTCCGGCATCACCAACTTCGAAGACCTGAAGGGTAAGCGCGTCAACATCGGCAATCCGGGTTCCGGTCAGCGCGGCACCATGGAAGTCCTGTTGGGCGAAATGGGCTGGACCACCGACGATTTCGAACTGGCGACCGAGCTGAAAGCGGCTGAACAGTCGGCAGCCTTGTGCGACAACCAGATCGACGCGATGGTTTACACCGTTGGTCACCCCTCGGGTTCGATCCAGGAAGCCACCACAGCCTGTGACTCGGTTCTGGTGAACGTCAGCGGTGAGGCCGTGGACAAGCTGGTCGGCGACAACTCGTTCTACCGTACCGCAACCATTCCCGGTGGCATGTACCGTGGTTCGGACGGTGACACCGCGACCTTCGGTGTCGGAGCAACTTTCGTGACCTCGGCAGATGTATCGGATGATGCTGTATATGCGGTTGTCAGCTCGGTCTTTGAAAACTTCGATGATTTCAAAAAGCTGCACCCGGCATTTGCAAACCTGAAGCCCGAAGAGATGATTGCGGACGGCCTGTCGGCTCCGCTGCATCCGGGTGCCGAGAAGTACTACAAAGAAAAAGGCTGGATTCAGTAA